A genomic stretch from Plasmodium reichenowi strain SY57 chromosome 4, whole genome shotgun sequence includes:
- a CDS encoding hypothetical protein (conserved Plasmodium protein, unknown function~part of same gene as PRSY57_0404200A~gap found within coding sequence), which produces EKHIYFLKFARVVENQITEINVPCSIIGLIGCPAYINGYHVQLAMNSIKCKVLGSNIPGPFQIDVSKLTYKEPYNSIKLKDLLYLLPDDGNVIFSEEYNLDETEVVWTYEPGKIMETPLPDDYVDPNFVNKRGKRIQLTYKDYWPKQ; this is translated from the exons TTGAgaaacatatttattttttaaagttTGCAAGAGTAGTAGAAAATCAAATAACGGAAATAAACGTTCCATGTAGTATAATAGGATTGATTGGGTGTCCTGCTTATATAAATGGATACCACGTTCAGCTAGCTATGAATTCTATAAAATGTAAGGTCTTGGGGAGCAATATACCAGGGCCTTTTCAAATTGATGTTTCAAAGTTGACATATAAGGAACCTTATAATTCGATCAAATTAAAAGATTTATTG TATTTATTACCAGATGATGGAAATGTAATTTTTTCTGAGGAATATAATTTAGATGAAACTGAAGTAGTATGGACTTACGAACCTGGAAAG ATAATGGAAACTCCTTTACCAGATGATTATGTTGATCCAAATTTTGTTAACAAACGAGGCAAAAGAATTCAACTAACATATAAGGATTATTGGCCCAAACAATAA
- a CDS encoding hypothetical protein (conserved Plasmodium protein, unknown function~part of same gene as PRSY57_0404200B~gap found within coding sequence): protein MFFNKLVSRKTSYFLYDTKRYNLNYKLHLKYKQWDYLKREMINYFNNNRKVNTDVDIEVKCWEKFKKKELIQANGYIPAIIWKYGIEERICIPHKLIDEYAFEEEDGHLSLLFSARLFRVHIHGKVVNCVVSHVEADP from the exons atgttttttaataaattgGTTAGTAGAAAGACGAgttattttctttatgaCACAAAAAGGTATAATTTGAATTATAAATTACAtttgaaatataaacaatgggattatttaaaaagagagatgataaattattttaataacaaTAGAAAGGTTAATACAGATGTAGATATTGAGGTAAAATGTTGGGAGaaatttaagaaaaaagaattaataCAGGCAAATGGGTATATCCCTGCAATTATATGGAAATATGGAATTGAGGAACGAATATGTATACCTCATAAATTAATTGACGAGTATGCATTTGAAGAAGAAGACGGTCATTTATCATTAC TATTTTCTGCAAGGTTGTTTCGCGTACATATTCATGGGAAGGTAGTAAATTGTGTAGTGTCTCATGTGGAAGCTGATCCAa
- a CDS encoding hypothetical protein (conserved Plasmodium protein, unknown function), which translates to MSDCSPFLFENFRRISEDKHTKVCNKSEKYIDNLIDLYWNDICTETKLEEDTDESKNGNFNKCEQIGTTYHNKNKVNLEKKIKEEKDYKLSQFYVEKNYNDKNYINNFDNSECGVNNISFDNDNPYFNEYDKNKFINEFIEYYKKLKGEYYITPGNFVHLYTNQKNCNLIEEKDIKLKGISRNKNIKKKYKYCMNDVSYYNSINNKDRKNLNNVNKLIKRKRKYDKNEKVMFHKRFSSYNMGSARKEKVLSKKAKKREKLWKRNKKKREKKECIESLNVEKMEINLCVTKRSKENIYNIIVENNLKNEKLEKIQMKVHNDTSYLQKLKREKKNDMSAINKIEIRNKKMDRIYNDKKNDKDKVQINVSSLHVLEKASNILKDSREFLLCSMDEIHVNNKEECEKIREKFQTLFGSSTDNTDLYKDQISNKEDSILKKNNIEIMNESDVDITKKHVTNRSYSTDNIKCSDDYKMKNTNQVDNQWYVENYSSQSCNEKRERYSNYYHNDNYYNDNHYNENYYNIVEYNNMSHDYSYYNKEEGNIIPYDNIITEENSIIDNKENDDLTQNMKQLQSYKEYIKNESNEDDKDTNKFTYLSHNSIKEEMKIKQDINVDNMEILNFLEENKKNTNYPSHVFVEKKKKISSKIKEVDNRIKNKKDNMQIININDIPSNVPLTMLILQHMEEKTKKNKKEDKKFKVNYKVELIGRLNNCVNLKKAIEKEKRLFSRIEKIYDVCNMYKKDNQNICFRKNKNMTEKNNILSDDDEKYRYPIVSSRSYIPFPNMDGKNNSIHIKKYMNNKYLLNFRDGKKDDIYNNNDKEEKKNVLLSIKPLNIINVKANEEVNTRINHRINKCIYKKKNYDNKITLSGIYKDKAFNMKGIKSFLKKNHIMVSKEKMSIKKDNLIKYKNKMYFSHLLKNSCIKKNSMLSLCNKKDKSDNVCKRNNFVVKYMIHNKAQMNKKEANASIKKYNIHKNIHKNIGINRSTHVSNYKVHSIQNGLSDIEHDNKRAIIKSVLFMDNTYKEGGMYTKQSIMFNNGNLEKFKIHNKKGREGNSFTCEIKNNDYQNIKYNEMKGAKNDCLNQNEIVEKEKFDLEHENGSERFIEEEKHICIVDDKKNNIMNVDEKRKSDYSSYERVLKMEGSNKNEEGYSNTDKILKNEKNVNEKNDEKNVNDENNYFYNNNSDSFELCTNSLIFTNNKKNSILIPSENEKGIIGSQKEEEKHISPVKINNKKKDLCKNINESNYSDKEYSVLLNSIEKKMYKKCSSTSKIRGIEKKKINEDYVDLKNINCSRNTLEFFLTKKYLKSSELIINEHDFENINNVYEKKKKEEEQQKKKKLNRKIKVNIHNDSIIEENMSSQYNFVKKKNNNCMVKFETKRSKSILRSEIFAVEKNKKRATNLMRSEEQFISSIGLVEKGENRKRIEKKDEEYIKEKIKNKKNEFKNILTEQLLLFKSAENINTSGSFNTEKIRHIKRTKRKVNLSNNFILNNFSNILKKLQRVEEDKIKMDEQKKEINKNNEKGEFNEKEEPNENGEHIKQKGYNLLATTTKETAEIKEDYFIIQLNIITVFLSDSYMKRVNMKDTYYMKLFIYSSNEIEKIQNNYIVEKFPCYFVSHANGIALSCDAFKKMKVMCENSSTGVFKLVISCCREKAILRKEIIRMYSRIFQAPLNLKTYPLSRNKKYAHEESSFNDRLYEMSGTIILGTL; encoded by the exons ATGAG tgATTGTTCcccatttttatttgaaaaCTTTAGAc GTATTTCAGAAGATAAACATACAaag gtatgtaataaatcggaaaaatatatagataatcTGATTGATTTATATTGGAATGACATATGTACAGAAACCAAATTAGAAGAAGATACAGATGAAAGTAAAAATGgaaattttaataaatgtgAACAAATAGGAACAAcatatcataataaaaacaaagttaatttagaaaaaaaaattaaggaagaaaaagatTATAAATTATCACAATTTTATGTGgagaaaaattataatgacAAAAACTATATTAACAATTTTGATAATTCCGAATGCGGTGTAAACAATATTTCCTTTGATAATGATAACCcatattttaatgaatatgataagaataaatttattaatgaatttattgaatattataaaaagcTGAAAGgtgaatattatataactCCTGGAAATTTTGtacatttatatacaaaCCAGAAG AATTGTAATTTAATTGAAGAGAAGGACATAAAACTGAAAGGTATATctagaaataaaaatataaaaaaaaaatataaatattgtatGAATGATGTTAGTTATTATAAtagtattaataataaagatagAAAGAACctaaataatgtaaataaattaataaaaagaaaaagaaaatatgataaaaatgaaaaggtGATGTTTCATAAACGtttttcatcatataatatGGGGAGCGCTAGGAAAGAAAAGGTTTTGAGCAAAAAAGCTaaaaaaagggaaaaatTGTGGAAacgaaataaaaaaaagagagaaaaaaaagaatgcATAGAAAGTTTAAATGTGgaaaaaatggaaataaATTTATGTGTAACGAAAAGATCAAAGgaaaacatatataatataatagtaGAGAATAacttaaaaaatgaaaaattgGAAAAGATACAAATGAAAGTACATAATGATACATcatatttacaaaaattaaaaagagaaaaaaaaaatgacaTGTCGGCGATTAATAAGATtgaaataagaaataaaaaaatggataggatatataatgataaaaagaATGACAAGGATAAGGTACAAATTAATGTATCAAGTTTGCATGTGTTAGAAAAAGCATCAAACATATTGAAGGATAGTAGGGagtttttattatgtagTATGGATGAAATTcatgtaaataataaagagGAATGTGAAAAAATAAGAGAGAAATTTCAAACACTTTTTGGGTCATCTACTGATAATACAGATTTATATAAGGATCAAATTAGTAATAAAGAAGATtcaatattaaaaaaaaataatattgaaatAATGAATGAGTCAGATGTGgatataacaaaaaaacaTGTTACTAATAGAAGTTATAGTACTGACAACATAAAATGTAGTGAtgattataaaatgaaaaatacAAATCAAGTAGATAATCAATGGTATGTAGAGAATTATTCGTCTCAATCGTGTAATGAAAAAAGAGAAAGATATAGTAATTATTACcataatgataattattataatgataatcattataatgaaaattattataatattgtggaatataataacatgTCACATgattattcttattataataaagagGAAGGGAACATCATAccatatgataatattataacgGAAGAGAATTCTATTATAGATAATAAGGAAAATGATGATTTAACACAAAATATGAAACAATTACAAtcatataaagaatatataaaaaatgaatcaAATGAGGATGATAAAGATACAAACAAATTTACGTATTTATCACATAATTCGATAAAGgaagaaatgaaaataaaacaagatataaatgtggataatatggaaattttaaatttcttggaagaaaataaaaagaacaCAAATTATCCTTCTCATGTATTtgttgaaaaaaaaaaaaaaatttccAGCAAAATTAAAGAAGTGGATAATcgtataaaaaataaaaaggataatatGCAAATAATTAACATAAACGATATTCCGTCAAACGTACCTTTAACTATGTTAATTTTACAACACATGGAAgagaaaacaaaaaaaaataaaaaagaggataaaaaatttaagGTAAATTATAAGGTTGAATTAATTGGTCGTTTAAATAATTGCgtaaatttaaaaaaagcAATAGAAAAAGAGAAAAGACTTTTTTCAAGAATTGAAAAGATATATGATGTATGcaatatgtataaaaaggataatcagaatatatgtttcagaaaaaataaaaacatgactgaaaagaataatatcCTTAGTGATGATGACGAAAAGTATAGATATCCTATTGTTAGTAGTAGGTCTTATATCCCTTTTCCTAATATGGatggaaaaaataatagtattcacattaaaaaatatatgaataataagtatttattaaatttcAGGGATGGTAAAAAGGAcgatatatataataataacgataaagaagaaaaaaaaaatgtactACTCTCTATCAAACCCCTgaacataataaatgtGAAGGCAAATGAAGAAGTAAACACAAGAATTAATCATCGTATAAacaaatgtatatataagaaaaaaaattatgacAATAAAATAACTTTAAGTGGTATTTATAAAGATAAGGCATTTAATATGAAGGGTATAAAATCATTTTTGAAAAAGAACCATATTATGGTCTCAAAGGAGAAAATGAGCataaaaaaggataatttgataaagtataaaaataagatgTATTTTTCTCATCTATTAAAAAATAGTTGTATTAAGAAAAATTCTATGCTTAGTTTATGCAACAAGAAGGACAAATCAGATAATGTGTGTAAAAGAAATAACTTTGTTGTGAAATATATGATACATAATAAAGCacaaatgaataaaaagGAAGCTAACGCAAGTattaaaaagtataatatacataagaatatacataaaaatataggAATAAACCGATCAACACATGTTAGTAATTATAAGGTGCATAGTATTCAAAATGGTTTGAGTGATATAGAACATGATAATAAAAGGGCCATTATAAAAAGTGTTTTATTTATGgataatacatataagGAAGGTGGTATGTATACAAAACAGAGTATTATGTTTAATAATGGAAATTTAGAAAAGTTTAAaattcataataaaaaaggaagGGAAGGGAATTCTTTCACATGtgaaataaagaataatgACTATCAGAATATTAAGTATAATGAAATGAAGGGAGCTAAAAATGATTGTTTGAATCAAAATGAAATAGTCGAAAAGGAGAAATTTGATTTGGAACATGAAAACGGTTCGGAACGTTTCatagaagaagaaaaacatatatgtatagtagatgataaaaaaaataatataatgaatgTTGAtgagaaaagaaaaagtgACTACTCGTCTTATGAAAGAGTATTAAAAATGGAAGgaagtaataaaaatgaagaaggTTATTCCAATACAGACAAAATActaaaaaatgaaaaaaatgtaaatgagaaaaatgatgaaaaaaatgtaaatgatgaaaataattatttttataataataatagtgaCAGCTTTGAGCTGTGCACAaattcattaatatttaccaataataaaaaaaacagtATATTAATTCCTAGTGAGAATGAAAAAGGTATTATAGGATCACAGAAGGAAGAGGAAAAACATATATCTCCTGTTaagataaataataaaaaaaaagatttatgtaaaaatataaatgaatcTAACTATTCAGATAAAGAATATAGTGTGTTGTTAAATAgtatagaaaaaaaaatgtataagAAATGTTCTAGCACCTCAAAGATAAGAGgaatagaaaaaaagaaaataaatgaagattatgttgatttaaaaaatataaattgtTCTAGAAATACATTAGAATTTTTTCTAaccaaaaaatatttgaagAGTAGCGAACTTATTATAAATGAACATgattttgaaaatattaataatgtatatgaaaagaaaaaaaaagaagaagaacaacaaaaaaaaaaaaaattaaatagaaaaataaaagttaatattcataatgATAGTATaatagaagaaaatatgtCATCTcaatataattttgttaaaaaaaaaaataataattgtatGGTTAAATTTGAAACAAAAAGGAGTAAGTCCATATTGCGCTCAGAAATATTTGCtgttgaaaaaaataaaaaacgTGCAACAAATTTGATGCGTTCTGAAGAACAATTTATTTCATCAATCGGACTTGTTGAAAAGGGTGAAAATAGAAAGAGGATAGAAAAAAAGGATgaggaatatataaaggaaaaaataaaaaataagaaaaatgaatttaaaaatattttaacaGAACAATTACTTTTATTCAAAAGTGcagaaaatataaacacaAGTGGTAGTTTCAATACTGAAAAAATAAGACACATAAAACGAACCAAACGAAAAGTTAACCTtagtaataattttattttaaataatttttctaatattttaaaaaaattacagAGAGTGGAAGAggataaaataaaaatggatgaacaaaaaaaagaaataaataaaaacaatgAGAAGGGTGAATTTAATGAAAAGGAAGAACCTAATGAGAATGGTGAACATATTAAACAAAAAGGATATAACCTTTTAGCAACTACAACAAAAGAGACAGCAGAAATAAAGGAagattattttataatacaattaaatataataacgGTATTTCTGTCAGATTCATATATGAAGAGGGTTAATATGAAAGATACCTATTATATGAagttatttatatattcttcgaatgaaatagaaaaaatacaaaataattatattgttGAAAAATTCCCTTGTTACTTTGTATCACATGCCAATGGTATAGCTTTAAGTTGTGACGCCTTTAAGAAGATGAAG GTAATGTGCGAAAACTCATCAACTGGAGTATTCAAATTGGTAATATCTTGTTGTAGAGAAAAGGCCATTTTAAGAAAAGAGATAATAAGAATGTACAGTCGAATTTTTCAAGCA CCCCTAAATTTGAAGACTTATCCTTTGAGCAGGAACAAAAAATATGCACACGAGGAGAGCTCCTTCAATGATAGACTTTACGAAATGAGTg GTACCATAATCCTTGGaacattataa